The DNA sequence CTGGCGAAGGCATTCTGGATTCATGGCGAGCGGGCGCTGGCGGCGGCACAGCCTTATTTGCCGCAGGCGTTCTCTGCGCCAACGGCGCGTCATGCTTGTTTTTCCGCCCATTGTAGCGACAGTGAAGTCGCGCGCCTGGTGGCACAGGCTGGCCGCGATCGCACGGTGGTCATCGGTGTGGGTGGAGGGGCGGTGCTGGATACCGCTAAGGTTGTGGCACGTCGCCTTGGCGTACCGCTGGTTGCGATAGCGACTATCGCGGCAACCTGCGCCGCCTGGACGCCGCTGTCAGTATGGTATAACGACCACGGTCAGGCATTACGCTTTGAGATGTTTGATGATGCCAATCATTTAGTGTTGGTTGAGCCGCGCATAATACTGGCCGCGCCGCCAGCGTACCTGCTGGCAGGCATTGGCGATACGTTAGCGAAGTGGTATGAGGCGGTGGTACTCAGCCCACAGCCACACACTTTGCCGTTAACGGTGCGCCTTGGGCTACAGACGGCGCGTGATATTCGTGATGTGCTGTTAGAGCAGAGTGCCGCAGCACTTGAGGCCATGCGCAGCGGCGCGCTGAATCAAGACTTTCTTGATGTGGTGGACGCGATTATTGCCGGGGGCGGTATGGTTGGGGGGCTCGGTGAACGTTACACCCGCGTAGCAGCGGCACATGCAGTACATAATGGCCTGACGGTATTGCCGCAAACGGCGGCATTTTTGCATGGCACCAAAGTGGCTTACGGTATTTTGGTGCAATCAGCGTTGTTAGTCGATGTGTCTACGTTGCGTCAGCTAAAAACGGCATTCAAACCCTTGGGGTTGCCGGTCTCACTGGCCGAACTGAACGTGGATATTCATGATGAGGCGGCGCTACTGGCTGTGGCGACTCGCACGCTACAGGCGGGCGAATCAATACATTATTTGCCGGGGGAGATAGGGGTAGCGCAGCTACTGGCCGCGTTACGGTTGGTTGAGCAGGTGGCAGGCGAGTAGGGCGTTACCGGTACACACTCTTTTCGTCTTCTTCGCGTTCTTTGTTTTCTTTGTCTTCTGCGTCGGCAGTGCTGTCGGCACTGTTGCGCATGTCGCCACCCGCCTCTCGGTCTGGCGTGAGCATAATAAAACGGCGGGCCGGTTAGTTATACCGCTCCGCCGTTTTGCGTTGCAACTCTTACAATTCTTGCAACCCTGGCGCTATTGCACCTTGTCATAGGGGAAGGAGTTTCTGATGTAACGTGCGTAATAGCGCGCTTTGGCATTAGAAGCCATCAGTTCCTCATAGATCATCCGTGCCACGTTTTTATATCGATACAGGCTACCGTTAAGTAACTCCACCTCAAGAGTGCTGTTTTGCGCATCATAACCGACGGAAAACAGCTCTGTGGAGGATACACGCTTGCGTTGCAAAACAAAGAGCTCCCTATTGATGGCTGCGATGTAACGATAATGTTACTTGCAGTCTATTTTTCGGTCAATGCTGTCGCCCTAACGAGAATGCGACGCGAGGTGAACGGAAAATGGCGGTTATTTCCTGCTCATACCTCATAAAACATATCGGCAGGCCACGTGATTGTTACAGTCTGATTTCGCGCATCGTGCGGCGACGATGGGGATCATCGCCGCATTTTGTGATGAAGATTGCATTTTTTGGCAGAGAGGCCCCTGCCAAAATAACCCAGACAAGAAGAGAAACCGCAGCATCATCCTGTATGCATATACTCACCTGATGGGATATGCACGGTGATGCCGCCGTCTGCTCAGAGGGCGCGTAAGTGCCCGGCGTGAAAGCGCAGATGATCGTCAATAAACGAAGCGATAAAGTAGTAACTGTGGTCGTAACCCGGCTGAAAGCGTAGGGTAAACGGCCATTGCCGTGCATTGGCGATGCTGGCCAATTGCTCGGGTTGCAACTGCTCGGGCAAGAAACTATCGCTCTCGCCCTGATCGATCAGGATGGGAAGCGGCGTCTCACTGCTTGCCAGCAGATGGCAACTGTCGTACTGCCGCCATTGTTGTTCATCGTCGCCCAAATAGGCGCGCAAGGCTTTGCGCCCCCAGGGGACTTGCGTTGGGTTCACAATCGGGGCAAAAGCCGACACGGAACAAAAACGCCCGGGGTGGCGCAGCGCCAGCATCAATGCGCCATGCCCTCCCATTGAGTGGCCGCTGATGGCAAGGCGATCGCTGGCGCTGACGTGCTGGCGAACGAGTGCCGGCAACTCCTCACTCAGGTAATCAAACATGCGATAGTGTTGCTGCCAGGGGGACTGGGTGGCGTTGAGATAAAACCCCGCGCCTTGACCTAAATCGTAGTGCGAGTCATCAGGCACACCCTCACCGCGCGGGCTGGTATCCGGCATAACCAGTACCAACCCCAGCTCGGCTGCGGTGCGTTGGGCACCGGCCTTGAGGGTAAAATTTTCATCGGTACAGGTTAGGCCTGAAAGCCAATATACCACCGGGGGTACGGTGTGCTGTTTTACCGGGGGGTAAAAGACACTGAAGGTCATGTCACAGTGCAGACTCTCGGCATAGTGGCGATAGCGCCGTTGCCAGCCGCCGAACAGACAGTGCTCTTCCAGCAATTCCAGAGGCGTTGTCATGGTATGAACGTTCCTCGTTATCTGTTGAAATGCACAACCGAGCGAATGGACTTCCCTTCGTGCATGAGCTCGAAGGCTTCGTTGATGTTTTCAAGCGGCAGGGTGTGGGTAATGAAATCATTCAACTGGAATTCGCCGTCCAGATACCGTTGTACAATCCCCGGTAATTGCGAACGGCCTTTCACGCCGCCGAAGGCAGAGCCGCGCCAGACACGTCCTGTGACTAACTGGAATGGGCGGGTCGCAATTTCTTCCCCTGCGCCTGCGACGCCAATAATGACGGATTCACCCCATCCTTTATGGCAGCATTCCAGCGCGGCGCGCATCACGTTGACATTACCGATACACTCAAATGAAAAATCCACCCCGCCGTCGGTTAATTCAACAATCACTTCCTGAATCGGTTTGTCATAGTCTTTCGGGTTAATCAGGTCAGTTGCGCCTAGCTTGCGGGCCAGATCAAATTTGCTGGTATTGAGATCAATACCAATGATGCGGCCTGCACCGGCCATTTTGGCACCGATAATCGCTGACAAGCCAATGCCGCCCAGTCCAAAAATAGCGACGGTATCACCTGGCTGTACCTTGGCCGTATTCACCACCGCGCCCATGCCGGTCGTCACGCCACAACCGAGCAGACATACCTCTTCAAGCGGCGCGTCTTTACTGATTTTTGCCAGTGAAATCTCAGCAACCACCGTATGCTCCGCGAATGTTGACGTTCCCATGTAATGGAAAATCGGTTTGCCGTCTTTAAAGAAGCGCGTGGTGCCATCCGGCATCAGACCTTTGCCCTGGGTTGATCGAATCGCCTGACAGAGATTGGTTTTGCCCGAACGACAGAATTTACATTCACCGCACTCGGGGGTGTAAAGCGGGATAACATGGTCGCCGACGGCAACGCTGGTGACGCCCTCACCAACCGCTTCGACAATTCCTGCCCCTTCGTGGCCCAGAATTGCTGGAAAAACCCCTTCCGGGTCTTTGCCGGATAAGGTGTAAGCATCGGTATGGCAAACACCGCTGGCAATAATACGTACCAGCACCTCACCTTTTTGTGGCGGCATCAACTCCACTTCTTCGATTGATAGCGGCTGGTTTGGTCCCCAGGCGACGGCAGCTCGGGTTTTAATCATTGACATGGTGAAACTCCTTTAATGGCGTTGTTTTTAATAGCATTGTTTTTAATGGTGTTGTTTTGTTTGAATCGTTATCAGGGATATTGGCGGTGAATGCTGGCCAGAACCGGCATAAACAGCCGTTACGCAGATGGCATGACACATTTATGCTCCGCGCTCAATCATTAGTTTTTTTAACGCTTCGACATTAGGGCCGAACGCATCTCGCCGCCAGATGAGAGCGGTCGTGAGCGAGGCGATATCTGGCGGCAGCGTATGTTGTTGCAGATGTTGACCGGCGGGAAACGCCGCTAATACATCCTGCGGCACCAGTGTGACGCCTGCACCGCTTGCCACGGCAGCCAGTAATGCGCCGTATGACGGCATGGTTATACACGCAGAGGGAGTAACGCCTTGCGCCCGCATCCACCCCTCCAGCCGCTGGTGGTAGCCGCATCCAGCCGGCAATGAGAGTAATGGCAGGTGGTGAATGTGCTGCGCCTGAGAGATAGGGGCTACTCCTGTCGCGGTGACTAACACCAATTGCTGCGAGAAGGTCTGGCAGCTATGAATGGCATCATGAGTGACCGGCCCGGTGATGAGTGCAGCCGCCAGCTCGCCTGCGGCAACGGCTTGCAGCAGCGGACGGCAGCTCTCACTGCGTAGCGACACCTGAACCTGCGGATAACGATGATGAAAGGCAGACAGCAAGGGCGGTAGCGCGGTAAGCAGCAGGCTTTCTATCGCCCCCAAGGTAAAGACACCGGCCGGTTCGCTGGTTTGCGCCATCATCAGCGCCTCATCGCTAAGGGCCAGAATGCGTTGGGCATAGCATAAAAAATTGTGGCCGGCAGGGGAGAGGCGCAGGCGTTGGCGTTCACGAATAAACAGATCAACCCGTAACTCCTGCTCTAACTGGCGCAGGCGAGTGGTGAGGTTTGACGGTACACGACCGAGCTGGGCTGCGGCGCGAACCAGCGAGCCGGTTTCTGCCACCAGGCAAAACATGCGCAGTTGAGTGAGATCCATTTGTTCTCTTTTCGTGAATAGCTTTTATGAAGTTGATTAATTATATTGAGTGTAGCGGGAGTGAGCGTCATTGACAACCATACAGTCGGCGAGCGTGATGAATACGGTCTTGGCCAGGCTATCCAGATGGCGCGCCACACCGCGAATTCGCTGATGAAATATCCATCAAGCGGCGGTGCGGTATATTTATTTATAATTTGTGGTGATAATTACATGTTGTAATTTTTCATATTCAATAATATTGATATTTTCAATTATTGACAGAATGGTATAGGGCTATTTGTGATAAAGCCGATTCTTTACACCAGCCATTTGTTTTTAAACACAGTTTCTTATTTGTTTAACTTGACAGTCTCTGGCATCAGAGTGCAAGAATGACAACGGATTTTCCCGTCATCGACGTTGTTAACATCGTGCTGACCCTCTCTTTTTTTCCTGGCTTTTTGACATGGACAATCGCCAGCGGAGTGTAGAGTGAGCCTGATGTTGCCGATGTTGTTATTAGGATTATCCTGGTTGTGGCCCTGGCCGTTTAACGAAAAAAAGGCCGATATTCTGAATAAGAATGTGCTCTGTGTGTGATCGCCACATCACTACGCAGTTATCTCGTTAAGGCTTGCTTAATTTTCATCAGATAATCTCCCGTATTAAGGTGCTGCGTGTTTCAACCGGTATTCCAGGCCGCTTCAATGGTGACGGAGTGGCAAATGGGACGGTGTGTTAGACAGATAAAAACACAGCACAGCGAGTACCCAAGAATAGTTTGATTAAGGTTGAACTGTTCCTGTCACGATGCGAGGAGGGTGAATGGCAGTAAAGGCTGATTCTGTCCTGAGCGCGGAATTAACCTGACGCAGGTGACTATGACTACATATGTGCATTATGCACGATTCATTACTCGGAGCCTGTTATGCAATTTTTAAAAAATATTACCGTCAGGAAAATGCTGTTAATCATTTTGACACTGTTTACCGTCATCTGGGGGGTGGCTTCAATTTTCACACTACGCTCTTTGAACGGTATGGGGGATTTGCTCAATGATAATTTATCGCAAAAGAAAAGTTACTCCATCCTGGTAAAAGGTAATGATCAATATTTTCGCTCTGTCACCCGTATGTTAAGAGCCGTTGACTACTTACAGAGCGGTGATACGGAGAATGCGCAGAAAACGCTGAGTTCCGCCGCTTTAGCGTTAAAGAATAGCGAAGACGCGCTGGCGCAATTTAAAACCAGCGAACACATCGGTGTGGATAAAGAAGTCGTGCAACAAATGGCTGAGGTGTGGGGGCGATTGTTGCAAACGGGCATAACACCGATGATGGCGGCGATTAATAACAATCGTATGGAGGATTTTCGCCAGCTTTTCCGTAAACAGTACCCACCTTTGAGCGTAGAGTTTGGCAATATCGCGGAGAAATACTCTTCTGCTATCCAGTCAGACGATACCATTATTCAACTTGGGCAGAGTATTGCTGTTAACAAGAGCATCTTGATTGCTGCGTTGTTAGCCGGAATTATCGTGCTGTTCTTGAGCGATCGCTACCTCATCAATTATCTGGTGAAACCTATCGGCCAGATTAAACAGCACTTAGCGCTGTTAACCAGCGGCAAGTTATCCGTAGAGATTGAAGAGTTCGGTCGTAACTGCCCAGGGCAATTAATCCCCTATATCAAAGATATGCAAAAAAGTTTGCGTGATACCGTGCTGACAATCTATAGCAGTACATCGGTGATCCATACGGGGACGAGTGAAATCCGCCAAGGGAATGATGAACTGTCACGCCGTACCGATCAGCAGGCGGCGGCATTGCAGCAAACGGCGGCCAGCATGGAAGAGTTGACCTCGACGGTGAAAAACAATGCTGACAATGTGCGTCAGGCTCGGCAGATTTCCGAAGAAGCCCAGCAGATGGCGCGTCAGGGTGGCGAAGTGACGGAAAATGTTGTCGGGACGATGCAAAGCATTGCCGAGAGTTCTCGTAAGATTGCCGATATTACCAGTGTGATTAACGGTATCGCATTCCAGACCAATATTCTGGCGCTGAATGCGGCGGTGGAAGCGGCGCGTGCCGGTGAACAGGGGCGTGGGTTTGCGGTGGTGGCCGGTGAGGTACGTAATCTTGCCCAACGCAGTGCGCAGGCTGCCAAAGAGATAGAAACGCTGATCAATGAGTCGGTCGGTCGGGTGAGCACCGGTTCGGACCTGGTACAAGAAGCGGGTCGTGCAATGGGCGGCATTATTACCTCGGTGTCCCGTGTACATGACCTGATGGGGGAAATTTCAGCGGCTTCTGATGAACAAAGCCGTGGTATTTCCCAGATTGGTCAAGCGGTTACTGAAATGGATGGCGTGACCCAGCAAAACGCCGCATTGGTGCAGGAAGCCAGCGCTGCTGCCGCTTCACTGGAAGAGCAGACGCAGAATCTGGCAGCCGCCGTTTCGGTGTTTGATTTAGGTGGGCACCAGCCGATGATTGATTCGCCGCGTGCGGCAGCAACGCCTGCGCTGAAACGCCCGGTGTTGGGTGTGCCAAGGTCTTCCTCGCAGGGCGCGTCTTCGCAAGGTGACTGGGAAACCTTTTAAACCCGCGCCCGTTGCTACGCATTCGCACAAGGGCAACAGGGTGAGCAGTCAGTGGTTTAACGCTTAGTATTGTTCTGGATGCACCGCTTATGCGGTGCATTTTTATTTCAACCCCTCTATTTTTCATCATTTTTTTACAATCCCGGCTTATCACCCGGTTTTTTTTATATCCCAGCCTATAATTGCAAATGATCGGCAACGCGAGGTGAACAATATTCGATGCCGTTCAACAAGATAATCATTCGTATTCTTTTCTGTAATGGTAAAGGTTGAGTAATAGCACCCGGTGTTCAGGGATGTTTTGTTCCGTCGGCATAAGAGCAGCCCGCTCTTACGCTTACGCTGACGATGACCCTGCCGGGCGTGCGGGTGATTCAGGCATTCGCCATCGCCGCCAAATGAACAATCACCGAATAAAACTGTGAACAGTGGTTTGTATTTTTATGAATCCTGGAAATCTGTTAATAACGATCGGGAGTGATTATGACCTTTCTAAGAAATATCAGTATAAGAGTGATGATGTTGCTTATTATGGGATTATTCGTGGTGTTATGGGGAGGGGTGTCAGGGTTCAGCCTTTATTCTTTGAAACAAGTAACGTACTTGTTACATGATAATTCTGTGCAAGGAAAAACATATAGCTACCTGACGTATGGTAATGATCAGTATTTTCGTTCCGTGACGCGCATGGCGCGGGTTATGGACTACTTACAGTTTAATGATAGCGAAAATGCCAAAAAGACGCTGGATATGGCATTAACGGCAATAACCAACACCAAAGGCGCGCTTGAAAAATTTAAATCGGCGCAGCATGTGGGGGTGGATAAGAAGATTACGACCGATATGGTAGCCAGTTGGTCTGAACTGTTGACGACGGCCATTGATCCGATGTACGCCGCATTGCAAAAAAATGATCTGGATGGTTTTCGTAATGTTTTTCGCAAGGTCTATCCGCCAGCCAGTTGGGCGTTTGGTGATGCTGCACAAAAATATACGGCGGTCGTTACCAATTCCGATTTTATTGAAACGGTTAATCAGCATAACAGCTGGACGCAGAATGTGTTGATGATGGCGTTAGTAATAAGCATCGTCATTTTCCTTATCAGCGAACGTTATCTGACCCGTTATATGGTGAACCCGGTTTCGTCGATTCAAAAACACCTTGGCAAACTGATTGCAGGCCGACTGGACAGCCAGTTAGCCGAGTTTGGGCGAAACTGTGCCGGGCGTATTATCCCAGATATTAACCATCTGCAACGTAGTTTGAGAGAGACCGTCTCGTTGATTCGCGATACGGCAGAGACTATCTATCAGGGCGCGACCGAGATTCGTCAGGGGAATAATGATTTGTCTGGCCGCACTGAGCAGCAGGCGTCGGCATTGCAGGAAACAGCCGCCAGCATGGAGCAACTGAGCTCTACCGTGCAGCACAACGCAGAAAACGTACATCAGGCAACGTTACTGGCGCAGGAAGCCTCTCAGGCCGCTACAGAGGGAGGTAAAATTACCAGCAATGTGGTAGCAACCATGGATAGTATTACTGCCAGCTCACGCAAGATTGCCGATATTACCTCTGTGATTAACGGTATTGCATTTCAGACCAATATATTAGCCTTGAACGCGGCGGTAGAGGCTGCGCGAGCCGGTGAGCAAGGACGCGGCTTTGCGGTGGTAGCAGGTGAGGTGCGCAGTCTGGCGCAGCGAAGCGCGCAGGCTGCCAAAGAGATAGAGGGGCTGATTGCGGAGTCAGTGTCACGCGTAGATATCGGCTCATCGCAAGTCAAACAGGCGGGTGATGCGATGCAATCTATCATTAGCTCTGTTGCCCATGTCAGCGATCTCATCGGTGAGATTGCCTCGGCCTCGGATGAGCAGAGCCGAGGTATTGCACAAATCGGCCAGGCGGTGAATGAAATGGACGGCGTGACCCAGCAGAATGCAACCTTGGTTGAACAGGCGCTGGCAGCGATTTCTTCGCTGGAAGAGCAGGCACGCCAACTGACGCAGGCGGTGGAGGTTTTCCACCTTGGCGATGAACATGGGCAGCGTTCTTCTGGCGGGAAACCGGGCACGACAATGGCGTTAAAACGCCCGACGCTGCGTAATGACGCTACCGCAGCGTTGCCTGCGGCGAGAAAAGCCACATCACAGGAGAACTGGGAGAAATTCTGACCGCTATACGCCTTATTGTGTACACGCCACCAGCAGCTGGCGTGTACGCTCATCGTTGCTTGCGGCAGGGGAGGATGACTATTGGTGCCAACGCAGTCGGCCAGGGCAAGCCGCAGGCTTTTCACCGGCCACGGCATACAATTCACCGACCACGGCATACAATCACTGGATAATCAGCAGCCACTCCTTTACAGTTGTGCCGGTGCAAGCCGTCTGGCTGCACCGCATAGAGTGACACCTGCTGGAGAATAACATACATGTCGGCTGTATTAAGCAAAGAGGCGGCGCTGGTTCATGAGGCGCTACTGGCTCGGGGGCTGGAAACCCCATTGCGCGGTGAAATGCTGGATAGTGAGACCCGAAAGCGCCTGATTGCAGAGCATATGACGGAGATCATGAACCTGCTCAATCTGGATCTTGACGATGATAGCCTGGCGGAAACACCGAGCCGCATTGCCAAAATGTATGTAGAAGAGATCTTCTCGGGTCTGGATTATGCCAATTTCCCCAAAATCACCATCATTGAAAACAAAATGAAGGTGGACGAAATGGTGACGGTGCGAGACATCACGTTGACCAGCACGTGTGAACACCATTTTGTGACAATCGATGGTAAAGCCACCGTTGCCTATATT is a window from the Dickeya lacustris genome containing:
- a CDS encoding oxidoreductase, which codes for MSTTDIRVQVGPANYYAHPGAIDRLHDHYSSEALAKAFWIHGERALAAAQPYLPQAFSAPTARHACFSAHCSDSEVARLVAQAGRDRTVVIGVGGGAVLDTAKVVARRLGVPLVAIATIAATCAAWTPLSVWYNDHGQALRFEMFDDANHLVLVEPRIILAAPPAYLLAGIGDTLAKWYEAVVLSPQPHTLPLTVRLGLQTARDIRDVLLEQSAAALEAMRSGALNQDFLDVVDAIIAGGGMVGGLGERYTRVAAAHAVHNGLTVLPQTAAFLHGTKVAYGILVQSALLVDVSTLRQLKTAFKPLGLPVSLAELNVDIHDEAALLAVATRTLQAGESIHYLPGEIGVAQLLAALRLVEQVAGE
- a CDS encoding KTSC domain-containing protein; this translates as MQRKRVSSTELFSVGYDAQNSTLEVELLNGSLYRYKNVARMIYEELMASNAKARYYARYIRNSFPYDKVQ
- the fghA gene encoding S-formylglutathione hydrolase encodes the protein MTTPLELLEEHCLFGGWQRRYRHYAESLHCDMTFSVFYPPVKQHTVPPVVYWLSGLTCTDENFTLKAGAQRTAAELGLVLVMPDTSPRGEGVPDDSHYDLGQGAGFYLNATQSPWQQHYRMFDYLSEELPALVRQHVSASDRLAISGHSMGGHGALMLALRHPGRFCSVSAFAPIVNPTQVPWGRKALRAYLGDDEQQWRQYDSCHLLASSETPLPILIDQGESDSFLPEQLQPEQLASIANARQWPFTLRFQPGYDHSYYFIASFIDDHLRFHAGHLRAL
- a CDS encoding S-(hydroxymethyl)glutathione dehydrogenase/class III alcohol dehydrogenase is translated as MSMIKTRAAVAWGPNQPLSIEEVELMPPQKGEVLVRIIASGVCHTDAYTLSGKDPEGVFPAILGHEGAGIVEAVGEGVTSVAVGDHVIPLYTPECGECKFCRSGKTNLCQAIRSTQGKGLMPDGTTRFFKDGKPIFHYMGTSTFAEHTVVAEISLAKISKDAPLEEVCLLGCGVTTGMGAVVNTAKVQPGDTVAIFGLGGIGLSAIIGAKMAGAGRIIGIDLNTSKFDLARKLGATDLINPKDYDKPIQEVIVELTDGGVDFSFECIGNVNVMRAALECCHKGWGESVIIGVAGAGEEIATRPFQLVTGRVWRGSAFGGVKGRSQLPGIVQRYLDGEFQLNDFITHTLPLENINEAFELMHEGKSIRSVVHFNR
- a CDS encoding LysR substrate-binding domain-containing protein, translated to MDLTQLRMFCLVAETGSLVRAAAQLGRVPSNLTTRLRQLEQELRVDLFIRERQRLRLSPAGHNFLCYAQRILALSDEALMMAQTSEPAGVFTLGAIESLLLTALPPLLSAFHHRYPQVQVSLRSESCRPLLQAVAAGELAAALITGPVTHDAIHSCQTFSQQLVLVTATGVAPISQAQHIHHLPLLSLPAGCGYHQRLEGWMRAQGVTPSACITMPSYGALLAAVASGAGVTLVPQDVLAAFPAGQHLQQHTLPPDIASLTTALIWRRDAFGPNVEALKKLMIERGA
- a CDS encoding methyl-accepting chemotaxis protein: MQFLKNITVRKMLLIILTLFTVIWGVASIFTLRSLNGMGDLLNDNLSQKKSYSILVKGNDQYFRSVTRMLRAVDYLQSGDTENAQKTLSSAALALKNSEDALAQFKTSEHIGVDKEVVQQMAEVWGRLLQTGITPMMAAINNNRMEDFRQLFRKQYPPLSVEFGNIAEKYSSAIQSDDTIIQLGQSIAVNKSILIAALLAGIIVLFLSDRYLINYLVKPIGQIKQHLALLTSGKLSVEIEEFGRNCPGQLIPYIKDMQKSLRDTVLTIYSSTSVIHTGTSEIRQGNDELSRRTDQQAAALQQTAASMEELTSTVKNNADNVRQARQISEEAQQMARQGGEVTENVVGTMQSIAESSRKIADITSVINGIAFQTNILALNAAVEAARAGEQGRGFAVVAGEVRNLAQRSAQAAKEIETLINESVGRVSTGSDLVQEAGRAMGGIITSVSRVHDLMGEISAASDEQSRGISQIGQAVTEMDGVTQQNAALVQEASAAAASLEEQTQNLAAAVSVFDLGGHQPMIDSPRAAATPALKRPVLGVPRSSSQGASSQGDWETF
- a CDS encoding methyl-accepting chemotaxis protein: MTFLRNISIRVMMLLIMGLFVVLWGGVSGFSLYSLKQVTYLLHDNSVQGKTYSYLTYGNDQYFRSVTRMARVMDYLQFNDSENAKKTLDMALTAITNTKGALEKFKSAQHVGVDKKITTDMVASWSELLTTAIDPMYAALQKNDLDGFRNVFRKVYPPASWAFGDAAQKYTAVVTNSDFIETVNQHNSWTQNVLMMALVISIVIFLISERYLTRYMVNPVSSIQKHLGKLIAGRLDSQLAEFGRNCAGRIIPDINHLQRSLRETVSLIRDTAETIYQGATEIRQGNNDLSGRTEQQASALQETAASMEQLSSTVQHNAENVHQATLLAQEASQAATEGGKITSNVVATMDSITASSRKIADITSVINGIAFQTNILALNAAVEAARAGEQGRGFAVVAGEVRSLAQRSAQAAKEIEGLIAESVSRVDIGSSQVKQAGDAMQSIISSVAHVSDLIGEIASASDEQSRGIAQIGQAVNEMDGVTQQNATLVEQALAAISSLEEQARQLTQAVEVFHLGDEHGQRSSGGKPGTTMALKRPTLRNDATAALPAARKATSQENWEKF
- the folE gene encoding GTP cyclohydrolase I FolE produces the protein MSAVLSKEAALVHEALLARGLETPLRGEMLDSETRKRLIAEHMTEIMNLLNLDLDDDSLAETPSRIAKMYVEEIFSGLDYANFPKITIIENKMKVDEMVTVRDITLTSTCEHHFVTIDGKATVAYIPKEGVIGLSKINRIVQFFSQRPQVQERLTQQILVALQTLLGTNNVAVSIDAVHYCVKARGIRDATSATTTTSLGGLFKSSQNTRQEFLRAVRHHPHG